The sequence GTACCAGCTCAGTGCCACCTGCCATTTCAATCAGGCTGAGTAAACAAGCAATACTACTATGCTCAAATGAGTCAGTCTAGGCCATTTTGTCCAGTCTTTTGGTCCTGAGAAGAGAGGAAATACATGGTATACTAAccttcattcacccattcacctCCATTCCCTAAAATTCACCTATATCATAGAATACCAAATGCAAGAAAGATTTGGggctttaaattttcattataatgTGTGTTAAGACTCAGATTTTCTAGCTGTTCTATTTGTGGCTAAGTAAGAAGTACCAGGATttgaaaaaacacagaaaacatttttttaaaaacatttttgatagCTCTGGGCTATATCAAGTGTTGGTTTTAATAGCAGGCCAGATCTCCAAGTACATGCTGTGTAGCTGTGTATGAACTTGGCTGTTGGTTTCCTTTGCCAGATGAAATGATGATTAATCAGGACTCAGATGTCAGTTGTTTTATGTTGCTTGTGCTCTTTGCTAACAGCTGCCTATTTCAAGCTGTGCTTCCTACATGTCAAATATAAACGTGAAACCACAATTTTCAGAGGGAAAATTTCAAAGTACTCAACTTATTCCAGTGTACATAGAGTATATGGAAATATTCAATGTTTCTGATTAAAGTCTGCTAGTATATTATATAATTTAGCTAAAGTCCATATAGATATAAAAGTTTTCAGAACGTGAGGtagcaaggaaaaataaaaacaaacattattaGATATACATATAATCAGTTAGATATTTGTAAATACATATTTCTGTAAATACTCTATGCATAAAATGCTCCTTAATAAACTAGTGTCACTTTCCTTTTTACtctacaataaataaaaataatgaaatatgatTGTAGCTGAAttataagaaatttaaatttttgattcagAATAAGCTTTAAATATGAGTATTTTGAAGTAGGTTGTTTGTTCTTGACAAGGTCCTCAATACTtccatatttgatttttaatcaaaaataCCGTAGAAATAGCATACTTGTATGCTTTCTTTTCATATAGTCCAAGcggaaacaaattttaaaaagaaaaagaaagcaaagaaaatgttAGTCAAGATTTTCAGTTTAGGAAAGTGCATGCTAACATTTTGGTGGACCAAACAGAATTTCAGTCgaattcatttgattttttttttcttttttttttttttttttttttttttttgcttaaccTAGATAATAAATGTCTAATTTCGACTGTCCATGTGGCATTCAGTTCCCAAATTAAACTCTTTCAGAGATCACCGTTTTTAGCAAAAGAGGGGGAAGTGAGAACGAGACACCACCCCGGCTCTTTGTATACGACTACAGCCAAGATGGCTAAAAACCGAGTATGGCCAGTTCACTGGAGTTCATTGTTTTACTGAGCAATAGCAGGACCCCAGAAACCTCAAACGACCACCCTGAGGGCACCCGAACAGAATTTACCCCTGTCTAGGGTCTAGCTCAAAGTCTAGAAGGTCCTGGTGCCCttctcatgtctctgtgtcctttCCGAAAGCCTACGCCACCTGCTTCCTAACATCCAGGGACTCATCTGGCAGTCATCTCAAGAACTATCAAAAAAGTGTAGTGACGTAGAGGTGGAAGGAAGCCGGGTTAAATATACGGATGGCATGATTCATTTTTCGAGTCCGTTCATTTACCTCCGGATTGCTAAGAACTTCCCCTTGCTCCCTCCCCCAGGTTGCAAACCTGCTAAGGCTCTTCCAGATCCCTCAGATCAGCTACGCGTCCACCAGCGCCAAGCTCAGCGACAAGTCGCGCTACGACTACTTCGCCAGGACCGTGCCCCCCGACTTCTACCAGGCCAAAGCCATGGCCGAGATCTTGCGCTTCTTTAACTGGACCTACGTGTCCACTGTGGCCTCCGAGGGCGACTACGGGGAGACAGGGATCGAGGCGTTCGAGCAGGAAGCGCGCCTGCGCAACATCTGCATCGCCACCGCGGAGAAGGTGGGGCGCTCCAACATCCGCAAGTCCTACGACAGCGTCATCCGCGAGCTGCTGCACAAGCCCAACGCGCGCGTCGTGGTGCTCTTCATGCGCAGCGACGACTCGCGCGAACTGATCGCCGCCGCCAGCCGCGCCAACGCCTCCTTCACCTGGGTGGCCAGCGACGGCTGGGGCGCGCAGGAGAGCATCGTCAGGGGCAGCGAGCACGTGGCCGACGGCGCCATCACCCTGGAGCTGGCCTCGCAGCCCGTGCGCCAGTTCGACCGCTACTTCCAAAGCCTCAACCCCTACAACAACCACCGCAACCCCTGGTTCCGGGACTTCTGGGAGCAGAAGTTCCAgtgcagcctccagaacaagcAGAACCACAGGCACCCTTGCGACAAGCACCTGGCCATTGACAGCAGCAATTATGAGCAAGAATCCAAAATCATGTTCGTGGTGAACGCTGTGTATGCCATGGCCCACGCCCTGCACAAAATGCAGCGCACCCTCTGTCCCAACACTACCAAGCTTTGTGATGCTATGAAAATCCTGGATGGGAAGAAGTTGTACAAGGATTACTTGCTGAAAATCAACTTCACAGGTAAGCAAGGAGCCTTTAAATCATCTTCTATGGTGCAAACAggtgcaaacaaacaaaaatcaaatacttCTGTCCCCAACCCAGAAATTATTGTTTCAGAGCCACAGAAAGGGTTCAAACTGTTAAACTAATATTCCAAGATGCAATATGATGGCTCTTTGATATTCTTGCTCATTTCTGAGTGAATATCTTGGCTGGTACACTACATGAAATGAAAGGCCCCCTGGGCTGAGCTGATCGCCCCACTGTGGGGAGCAGCCTAGATGTGGGCCATGCTATATTTGCTCTCTTTCTTATTAGATGCAGAGTATGACACGTATGATAGAGGCATTTAATCTTCTTTAGCAGGATTGGCAACTCTGTAAGGAACATAAACTTCCAAGCCTTTCTTGTGGGTGATTTGAGCAAAAGAATCTCATAACTTTAACAGTGGATGAGAGGGGGAAAAGTGACTGTTTTCCCAGAGTCTAATGAAGGTCAAAACGGGAAAGCTACCCAGACCATGGTGATTTCTAGGTATTCgagtttatttcttctgctacgcAGAAACATTTCCATATGGGTAGTAGACTTGTGGATTTTCTCAAGTTATGTTATGAAATGAAACTCTTTCTCTGTGAGACTGAGTGTAAGCAAATTGAAGACTGATGGAAGTCATTCTgatacagcagtgaacatgcAAAGGGGCATTCAAAGTGGCTTTTGCTGCtgcttcatttatttctaaattcacATGGTCTAAACATAGTATTGCATTTAATGCATTACTAACATATAAACAGCACAAAATCTTTAGGTTTGCATTCTCTGTTAACGTACTTGTGATAGCAGCTCATTAAAGTACTGGTTCTGGTTAATATAGCTTAATCCCAAATCATAAAATGGTAAGTAATATTACTGGGCACAAGAGATTTTGATGTCAAAAATATCACAGTGATAAAATGCTTTCATTTGCCTAAATTGCTATTAATCCCCCATGCCACTAGGTCATCATTCTAGTCTGCACCATCTGTTTTAATTAGCGTACCCTCTAAGAACTGAAAGTTTGGATGCTCAAATCATACAATCATTGGAGCAAGTGGCAGTTCTCACATCTTCCTTACAGATAGTTACTCAGAAGTCAAGTGGTCTGCAAAATCACTGgtaatactgagagaagaccccatAACCATTGGCTCTTATTCGAGAATTCTCAACCCTAAGGCAGCCTTGAAAATAAGCACAATTACTAGCTTGTATTTGTGCATATCTTCCTTGCTTCATTCTCTCCAAAGGGGGCCAAAGATAGTGGAAATCAATTATGTCAGTATTCTCCTCATTCATCTGCCTGATACCACCTCTTACAATCAGAATGACTACTAAAAGTggtaaagtttaaatttttttgtgcTCTGTATTCCCACAGGCGTAtttcatacaaaaattaaaaaatataaagacagtAGTAAatcaatgtattagtccatttctattgcttataacaaaatacttggtactgggtgatttataagaacacaaaatttattgcttacagtttcagaggctgggaggtacaaagtccagggaacacgtctggtgagggtcttggtggtggcaacagtgacccaggggtctcacatggcagagagagactaatctctcatgtgctcttcttttaaagcccttagaaccacgtACTGGCCaccatatttaatccattcactatggcatcatcctacaatctaatcacctcttcaagtcctcacctttcaattaccagaataagGTTTCCCACCCTCACCAATTACGgtggaaattaagcttctaatatatgaactgtgggaacacaattcagtcaatccacagcaatcaGCATCCATCTTAAAATCCCAGATCAGTTCCTATTGATAtctccagaaaataaaaatgggccCCAGAGTTAGTAAAAAAAGAGTatctttattctaaaaataaatgaactcgACGATATCCATAAATAGCATCCACAATACacttaattcttaaaaattacttCAGCATGCACTCCCCCCTCAGACTGCCCAAAGGGGCAATCATATTTATCTTTATTCACCATACATATTAATTAACTCTGTTATTCTAGTTCATTCTTTACTCCTTATTAtgctaatatataaatatatccacTCATCAAGAGCTAAAATAAAGAGAGCTCGTAGATTTCAGAGAACATTTGCAAGGTGTTTTATGTAACCAAAgcattttccttcatttcactGATAGCTTGGATCTGAAAAGGCAAAGAAGAGTAAAGAAATAAGGCCATTATTTGGATAAATAAGACAAAAGTATCTTCTTTTTGTCTGGCTTGTTCAATTACTGGCTCCAAGTCTACAATTCGGTTTGGCTGTGCAGACCTGACCACAAAGTGCTATTTTAGCATTCTCAATTTGTCAGACATTACCAGTCATTCTCCATCTCTGAAGAAGGTAGgagggagaaaaacaaatttaaactaCAGAAAAGAGAGGGAATTTAGACCAGCCAGAAGGTAAATATTCTTAGCTGTGAGAATTGGACAAGAAAACACATCACTATGAGACCATACCAAGATGCTAAACTagctaaataatatatttaaaaaataaaccaaagaatTGAATATAAGAATCTACCACTCTGCTAGGAGgaatatggaatatatatatatgtatgtatatgtatgtatatggaaTAGAATGCTTATAGGATGCAGATTTGAGTTTATAGTAACTTGTATATGactaaatatgtgtatattttttaatttgaagtagGTAAAAGATTATTACTATGTATGCCATGCTATTGCCTTAAGATTGAGACatactatgaaaaaaaatttttttcctaattagctATTGGAATGCaggtttgttttacatttttttctgaaatagtaTCCCTGTTTTTCTAACTTGGGTATTGTGGCAATGGACTAGGCACCGTAGTAAACATTTAGCAGACACAAAACAATCTGCTCAATTGGGTCGAAAAAGTCCTCTTTCAACCATCTGCTTGGACTCAATGCATTTATTCTAAGATTTTTCTAATAAGGAATAGTTGTAGCCGATTCCCTAATAGCACTAGTCCTCACAGGATGGAAGAACTGGGCCTCCTGAGAATTTCTAAATAGATTAAAATACTCCCTGGTGTTTTGTTGCATTCCTATTAGCTAATTCCAGCACTGGCCAATATGAGTCTTGTTTGAAGCTAATACAGTTTGAGTATTAGTTTTGCAAAACAGATTTCTCAAAAACATGCCTTGTTAAAGATTCTTCTAAATAGTAAACTCTCAGTGGTTAGATCCTGGCATAGGATCTAACCACTGCCCACCTCTCTAGACACATCTTCTGCTGTATACCCCATATTCACCTGTCCTTCCATTAAGACTACTTGCAGTTCCCCAAACATGCTATGACTTTAGTTTTGCCTTTGACCTCTCTGGACATGCTAAGTCCTCCACCTAGAACACTCTCACTCCACTCCTACCTGCCTTATCTGGCACCTTCACTTATTCCTGTGTCTCTTCAAGACTCAACTTGATTGATACCTGCTTAGGAAGCATTCCTTGGACTTTTCACACTGAGATAAGTGCCCTTCCTCTTTTTCCCATATTATTCTGGAATTTTGCTTTACCTAACATCCAATCCACCAAAAAGTGTtgttggctctaccttcaaaatagatccagaatctgaccacttctcatcATCTCAACTGCTACCACCCTGGTACAAGCCACCAACACCTCTAGCTTACATTTCTGTAATACCCTCTGAATTGATTTACTCTTACCCACCTCCAATCCAGCCTCCACAATCCACTCTCTACTTGACAGTCAGGATGCCCTTTTACAATGTAAGTCTGAGCTagtccctcctctgctcaaaaccccaTAAGGAGTTCCCCCATTTCACTCACAGTTAAAGTTGAGATCCTTTCAGTGCCCTCCAGTGCCCTACCTGATCTGCCTCTCCCTATCCTTACTGATCTCCTGTCATCACCTCTtactctccccctttctcacttcACTTCAGCCACCCTGTTTCCAACCTTAGAACTTTTCTACCACCAGTTCTGTCTGCCTGTAATGCTCTTTTCCAGATATCCCTGTGGCTAATAATTTCCCTTACTTCCTTCAAGCCTGTACTTAAATATTACCTTCTCACTGAGACCTACTCTGGCCATCCTTGGAATTGCCATGCATTTCCCCCCAAACTCCACCATAGGTGCCCCCATTTCCCTTTAACctgctctactttttttttacaCCATGATTTTTTTATTCCTGTCATACCACATCATTCATTATTTCCATGTTTATTCTTTACTGTTTGATCCTCACACTAGAATATATGTTCTATGAGCACAGAAATCATTATCGATTCTGTTGACTAACATGTCCCAAGCAtaataggtactcagtaaatattagttcaTTATGAATAGCACTTAATGCCCCAActcatattttcttctctgtcacCATTACTAGATTGTGAGCTCTTTCAAGGCACAGAACATATATTCCATCTCGGATCTCAGATACCCAACAGTTTCTGGCATAGAATGGGCATtatattaatgtttatttaagGAATTAGGAATGATAAAAACAGTCAattgatttataataaaattctttttgtgaaaatgtaatgtgtattttttattagcaaatgaatttcaagaaagaaaagtatatgACTTTAGAATGCTTTGCTTTTATCTCAGCTCTCTCCTTTAGTTATGTTCTATCATTTCATTTGAGATAAATTTGAAACCAAATATTATTAGAACTTGAAGAGCTCCAACACTATTTCATAGATGAAGCCCCAAAACtggaagtgatttgcccaaggccatTCATCTGGTTGGTGTCGGGGACCAGGACTGAAATCCACATCGCTGCATCCAGTGCTGCTTTTGTACATACACCAGGACTCTAGAAGCTGAGGTCTTTAATCCTAAGCACCTAACAGCTTCTGGTACATGCCAGGTATTAATGAAATGCTTATTGAAGGAATGAAAGATAATCAATAAGTTTAAGATATGCTTCATTTTGTGTTCCTTTTATGATTTATTTAGTGTTCCTGGGCCACTTTCTCAATTAATTGGAGCAAACATGGTTCATCAAACACCCAAACTTTGGAAGTTGAGCTTTAAATTCCAAACCTTAggatattatttaagaaaaatttttcaaGTTTGAAAGTGTTTTATTAGTCAGTAAAAATTTTCCATGTGAAAGAGTCTTGTTGTCCAGAATTCTAAAGTAAATGAGAATTATGTTTGATGTCATGTGacttttcaaaattactttaaGTAAAATCTCACATGCTAGTCATGTAAAAGAAGGGCTTAAGCTACCCAAGACAGTGAAGAACAGAGGAAACAGAAAGGCctattaacattttaagaaatgcaaTGTCACTGTCATTGTGTTCACAGTACAGTACCATCTCTCACTTTTCATTGAGACCAGTTCCTGAAAGCAGGATAGAATAAAAGCATTGAATTACAAAAGGCCTTCCTCAAAGATGAACTTGCCCCCACTCCTCACTTGACAGAGGTGGAAATTCAAGATGTCAGCATTATTATCTTCACTGAAGCACACAAAAGTGAATTCAACTGTCAGGGTGACGTGGTAATCGGAGTATAcccaattcaaaagaaaaaagaaagagctccCATTTACTGAACATACTGCCAGAGGTGCCCCAAGACACATCCAGTGTCGAGTAGGCATTATCTCAGGAATAACATTGATAAGATTCCTCTGTGTAATTCTCAGGGGTGGGCTAAAATGTTTGAGAATGGAGAAATTGAGAACTTGACACAAGAGGAAATGTATCCAAGATCACATGGAGAGTAGGTGACAGAGCAAACCGTCAAGGTCCTGGTTCAGTCATTCCTTCCATAGATATGTTTAGACATTATGCCAGGACCTGGAAACGcaatggtgaacaagacagatgcAGTCCCCACTTCATGGAAGTCACAGCAGCATCTAAGCCCCAGAACAACTCCAAAGTATAGAAGCAGAATTATTGGGGGCTGCAATATTAAGGTGTTGCCCtaggttttttattctgttttgttcttggttttggttttggattGGAAAATTATTGTGTATCTTATGCCCAGAAAAGATCTAAACTTCCTGAACAAATATGACTCCCAGGCTTGACTTACAAGCAGAGAAGACAGCTCCTGTTACTGCTGGACTTTGGTCATAATTGGACTGGATAGGATGCACAGCTATGAcagttgtctttttttctaatttgtttgcTTAGCTAGTTGATTGCTTGCTTTTTCCCCCCCTCGCTCATCTCTTGGTACCAGCAAAGAGATAGACTACAGAGATCAGAGACCTAGAGCCTGGTGGGGATGGTCCAGCCTTGTTCTTATGTTTACGACTCTACACacctggaaaaggaaaagaggcaaaaaaaataaGTCCAGCCTCACTACCCCACTCACCTCTGTATCTGGCTCATCCAGTAGAAACACGGATCACTCTTGGTTGGGACTGTAATCACAGAGCACAGGCCAGGAAGGGCAGATTTTCTGGGACACTACAGTCCGAAGAATACGTTTTAGCTGGCCCCAACCCAGCAAGACTCTCCTCTTGACAAGTACAGGGCCATCCAAGGCACAGCAAGGAAGCCAAAATGGTAATGACCACATATTTAGATGAATGGTCTTTGAAGTCCCTGAAAGAGCAAACTGCTCTTGATCTTGCTTCCTCCCCTGGAACATTTGTAGTTCCCACAAAAGCACAGAAACTTGCTCCAGCTCTGCTGATCAAAAGCATTTCTAAATCGTAAAGATAAATATCCTgcacttctttcttcccttttctctctggtCAGCTTCCTGGGGGCACAAGAATAAGATTTAAACCCCCAAAGGGCACCACTAATGTGGTCACTTATTTGTTTATGCGCCATGCATCTGTGCTTTGGTGTCTGAGAAGCTTGAGAAATGATTCCCATTTTAAGGTCATGCAGTGGAGGACAGGAGCCTCTAGGAAAACTAATTTCTGTGTTTGGCCTGTGCTTTCTggtgctgctcctgctgctcattattattactattatcattatagCTATTATTAGTATTAATAGTATTATTTCATGAGCCTTAACTTATCTTGATTTATTTGAAGAGACATTTTGtctatgaagaagaaaaaagtaatcaTCCCCAACGAAGTATGAAAGAAATGAATTCTACCATCTTGCTAATTGGAAAAAACGTAcaataaatatactatttcctctatgtttcctGACTTTTTGGACACTGTGTTGTATTTATAGGAACATCACTTGCAAAGGTGTCTGGAGACTGGAGAaaattttttgagcatttttacCAATGTAACTAACATACCCTTTAAAAGTCAGTTCGCCCTAGTTTGCTAACCTTTTGGACACCCTGTATTATCCCATAACAACCTAGTCTTCTAACAGTTTCTAATCTCTGGAAACATTGTCACTGTCGaactgaaaactgaaaaacacatGTTTTTCCCACTTCCGCATACTTTTATGCTACTGCTCATCCTCAGCAGGACACTGAAAAGCCAACGTAGAGAAAGAAGGTGTTTTCAGTGGGTTCAGAAAAAAATCCCTGATGAGGACAGCAATCACATACCGAAATAGAGGCATTTTctccaaagaatttttttttttttacgtcgatatacattgtggctgattattgctccccatcaccaaatcctccctccttcctccctcccccctcccccccaacaatgtcctttctgtttgcttgtcgtatcaacttcaagtaattgtggttgttatatcttctacccccccacccccggttttgtgtgtgtgtgtgtgtgtgtgtgtgtctgtgtgtgtgtgaattatatattaatttttagctcccaccaataagtgagaacatgtggtatttctctttctgtgcctgacttgtttcacttaatataattctctcaaggtccatccatgttgttgcaaatggcagtatttcattcgtttttatagctgagtagtattccattgtgtagatgtaccacactttccatatccactcatctgatgatggacatttgggctggttccaactctttccaaagaatttttgaagaataaaatacCATCTGACGGAACAGGAGTATGATAAACAAGAGTATGGGAATTCTTCCCAAAGTCGTTTAGTGAGCTTTCCTAGGAAACTAGCAAAATTCTTAAAATACCTCAGCAATGAGCACAACTTCTGAAAATTAAGAATGCTGatgttgatagtcaactctgtattccacagatatgtataatcaagttttcaatttaaaaaaaaggatgctGATGTTATGCCCTGAGGAGTAGGCGTTAAGAAGGACAGCTAAAGAACTTGATGACTGGTCACGATTCTCACTTCtcttttatttgaaacatttaaCAAGTGTCCATAGTACTCTTTAGTCACTTCATGTGACAGCAGCAGGAAAAGTTACGTTGTCATTCTTAACGTTTCTTCCCCAAGCCCCTAGCACTGTACCTGGGGCAATGTAGGAACTCcatttgtgtctggtttatttcgaAACTGTGATA comes from Cynocephalus volans isolate mCynVol1 chromosome 6, mCynVol1.pri, whole genome shotgun sequence and encodes:
- the GRM3 gene encoding metabotropic glutamate receptor 3 isoform X2 — translated: MKMLTRLQVLTLALFSKGFLLSLGDHNFMRREIKIEGDLVLGGLFPINEKGTGTEECGRINENRGIQRLEAMLFAIDEINKDNHLLPGVKLGVHILDTCSRDTYALEQSLEFVRASLTKVDEAEYMCPDGSYAIQENIPLLIAGVIGGSYSSVSIQVANLLRLFQIPQISYASTSAKLSDKSRYDYFARTVPPDFYQAKAMAEILRFFNWTYVSTVASEGDYGETGIEAFEQEARLRNICIATAEKVGRSNIRKSYDSVIRELLHKPNARVVVLFMRSDDSRELIAAASRANASFTWVASDGWGAQESIVRGSEHVADGAITLELASQPVRQFDRYFQSLNPYNNHRNPWFRDFWEQKFQCSLQNKQNHRHPCDKHLAIDSSNYEQESKIMFVVNAVYAMAHALHKMQRTLCPNTTKLCDAMKILDGKKLYKDYLLKINFTGADHNHVHLRQPERLCGVGLFVCTQSAYHPVPTPEECGHTQTAPQQVQCQRNWDHIFSVLCKHVCPHSVQWAGSPRLHHLISVIVKCSSVLVFLDC